The region ATGTAGTTTTTGAGTTTTATGAGTCGTTAAGCAGCGTGGGCCatgtggtgggaaaaatcggtcaacgaaaagcggGTGGCGAACAGTGTGtggtgtgagaaaaatcttatcttgcccgctcttcaccggatggtatgtgtacacacagttttgggttttacgactctttatagcgaacaagtccgagcctgcacaccccccgccattctctatgatatgtatgttcggtttcaaaatgagctactataacaaagaagctgagcctttgctatcgagacgtaaatttataaaccaagctccccttatcgtcatcgattgcttcaagcagaacgaaacattgaaaactggacctgtggacattcgattggaatttgactgtAGCATTACGTTCCCGccacacacttctgcctactgcatgatcttgcatgatcgtattgttgaatataatccgatcagtggtactgttaaaaaattggtataagtgaattttggaataatgatatgtttaattaatatggatattgaaaataatatgtataattttactcgttaaaatttagaataagataattgagaatataataagaaaactaaatgtaattggtgttaaataaaaaaaattgttaaaagcattcaaaacgccattttaaaccttccttcaggggtcatttcctggaattttttcaatagatctagcgggttCTTACCTTATCtgatttatgtgcggctttccggcgccaaacaagtctcgacaggaattattttgtttgtgtgtgtgtgtgtgtgtgtgtgtgtgtgtgtgtgtgtgtgtgtgtgtgtgtgtgtgtgtgtgtgtgtgtgtgtcagaTCCTATGGAAATAGCCGCCGAAAATggccgggggggggggggggctaggggggagctGGGGGGGaactaggggggagctaggggggttGGTGGTCCAGAACtctcatatatacactacttcTACATTCTAGTGGTAAGCTTGCCAAATCATAGGGCGGcctgaaaatgatgtaatccagACCCTGCCCGTTTACGTTGACCACTGCGACTTCCTGGGGTACAAACTTCATGTTATGGCCTATAAAACTTTACACGTCTAGGATCATCGCCATGTTGAGGAGTGGGAATGTTGCGCTCCATTATATACTGACGGATGGTATGTGGAAGACTAACTATTCCATCTCCAGCACACCCGCTTTTATCCCCTCGCGAATAAATTTTGTAGAAGTAGAGGGGATCGCATAGTTTATTTACGGCACATAACtgcataaaaattcaaacttgttgaattctccaccaaggtatttcatttgcagacaATTTTCCCCGGCCATGTtacacatttcagtcagctgaccggaatcttcttgtagaaccCTTGCGATTCATGGTGGTAAGAAAacgttgtattctccatcgatcgtcgccagaacacgtaccccgaattttgttttgaccagtcgtaacccgGTGACGTCATACACAcccccaatttcgagttccgacatcttcttggttggcaAATTCTCCAGGTGGCTGACGCGGTTAACTTTTGCTAGATCCATTGCGTTTTAATCAgagtttattttcttcacaaGTAAGAGCAGTTCACGACGCGAAGAGGCGATGAGAACAGTGTGACTATCGGAATAGGCTCACGTTTTATATACCAcccacccccactacaattttcCATCGGACAAGTCTCGACACGCATTTTGTGAGAAGAATGACAATACCACCCGGTGTTTCgtcggaaaaaatttcaagatataTTCAAAAGCATTCAACAGctattttgaaacgatttttttcaccgccaCTACCACGTCCACCCAATAAAAACATCCTATTCCATAGATCTCGACCTGCATttcatgagaaaaatttgacgatcTATTCAAAACATCCGACCGTTATTTTCTGAAACGTTTACCCCCAACCATAcgatatatgaataaaaaagttgCCATCTTGCGGCGAGCATTGGAAACATCACGCAGAGTCGATCGATGGaatatcgattgatcgataatgCGATGGAGGGGGCGCCACATACGACGAACCTGCGGTAACACCCGGTAACACcaaactgtcggtaagatCGGAGATAACAATTTCGTCGGTAAAATGTTTACcatctaacaataaaaaaatgtgtaatgtCTGCTCATccgacggtgaaaaaatcaaaatggctgctcatcccaCCAAGCAAAAAATCCCATTATCAAACTATCTGACGataaagaaattcaaaattgccGCTCATCCGACTAAGCAATAATCGGAATGACCCCTCATctgactaagcaaaaatcaaaatggctgctcatccgactaaacaaataattcattgtcaaactgTCTGTCGGTAATATCGGGTGAAAATACTGGTGGCGCCATCTATGTTACCGCTTCAGCCGGTAACAATATCGTGGATAAGGCTTACCATCGCGGTGGTAACATACCGACTGTCGGTAAGGGATCGGGATACGCTGTCGgtacgccgccattttgtggTCCAGAACCGGCGTATCTCTACTACTTCTccaccattttttttccagcttACTAATTATTGTTTCGTGCGTCGAAATATTACCTTCATAGCCTGctaatatttctttcaacgaAAACTAGCATTCCTGTCAACATTCTGCTATCTGCAATGAAATGTGATTGATTACAGCGACGACGTCCTTATCTTCAGATTGGCCCTTCTCATGTTCTGCAGGAAGACGGGCGAAAAATGTCTTCATACACGAGGCATGGTATCTAGCTGTAAATTGAGAATTGATGCAATTATTTATAGAATCATGTGTGCAATTAATTGTCAATGTGCGGTAAAGATAGATGTCACGACCGAGCTTATACGCCACCTAACGGTGACGCCTAGAAGCAGACAAATAAAGATGGCTGCAGGTCGAACACGACAAAAGCGTCCTCCACATTTATAAAGTATTTACCGTAAATAAAGTACATTAAACACCACAAGAGTACATTTATTACATGGCGCAGTCTGGACTCGACACTACTAGTGATTTCGAAGACGCCTCAGACGTCACGGTAACCCTAGAAGAATCGACGGACGAGAATCGCTCAGTCGACGAAGCACTTGCTGGAAGAGAAAGTGACGAAGGAAACATGGCACAGCACTCGCTCAACCTGAAGCCGCCAGAACCTCTCTCATTTAGTGGGAATATTTGAGAAAACTGGAAGAAGTGGTTCAAAAAGTTCGGTATATACCTGCTAGCCACGGAATCGAATAACAAAGCCGCTGAAGTGAAAAATACGACACCTTCGAGCTCGGTGTAGCGGACGCGAAGAACTACGACAAAGTCGTGGAAGCATTCGAAAACTTTAGTGTGCCAAAGAAGAATGAAAGTGTGTGTCGACATGTGTTTTTCCAGCGAAACCAAAAACCGGATGAATCGTTCGAGGATTTCTTGACGGACCTGAAAAAGTTGAGTCAAGATTGTTCGTTTGGGGCCTTGAAAGATAGCCTGATCAAAGATCGCATCATCAGTGGCATAAGAAACACACAGCTAAAGGATCGGCTCCTCCGAGAAGAAAACCTGACTTTCGACAGGTGTACGCAGTTGTATAGAGCAGCCGAGCTAGCCAATCAGCGAATTGAAACATTACAAACGACCGAGAAAATAGATGTCGtccaaacaaaacaaaaagaaaaacagcaACCGTCCAGCAGAGGATGCAACGGGCCGCGTGGCAACAGAGGCAGAGGGCAGCAGAGACAACAGCAGCAGTGCCAAGAGCAGAGTAGCAGCGAAGGCCAGCCACCCAGACGACAACAAAACTATACGCAGCAGCAGAACAACGGACAGCCaaatcagcagcagcagaatcAATCGTCCTGTAAACGATGCGGGTATCGACATCAAGCGAATAGATGTCCAGCCTTCAATAAACAATGTAAAGCGTGCAATGGGTACAATCACTTCGCGCAGGTATGTCGAAGCCGTCAAAAGATAGACGCGGTAACCGAAGATTCAGATACAATTTTCTTAGGAAATGTAGCAGGTAATGATCGCGTAACTTCGGATTGGTACGAGAAAATAGTATTCGCTGAAACCGGGAAAGCAATATCGTTCAAATTAGACACGGGTGCCGGAGCAAATGTAATCGGATTAAACGAGTATCGGAAAGTTGGTCCGAAAAAACAGTTCGAAGCTACCGACCGAAAATTGTCACACTTCGACGGATCTAAACTCACGGTCGTAGGTAAAGTAGAATTGGCATGCGAAGTTaaaggtaaaaaagaaaatcttttaATCTACGTAGTTGATTGCGAAAAACGACACCGCTCATGGGGTTACCGATCATCATAAAGTTGAACCTGTTAACCCGAGTAGCGAACATAAGTTTAAATAAGGCTCAGGGAACAAAGGGTTTAATTCAGGAAAATAAAGACCTGTTCGAAGGCATCGGCAAACTCAGGTACGTTTACGATTTCAAAATGAAGTCAGGATATGTAGGGAACATCGAACCTTGCAGGAAGGTACCTTTCAAAGTATTAGAGGCTTATCGATCTGAACTTGAGAGCATGGAACGGGACAAAATTATTAGACGAATAGACGAGCCAACAGAGTTCGAGAATCCGGTTGTACTTGTGAAAAAACCGGATAATTCGCTTCGAGTTTGCTTAGACCCCCAGTACCTGAACTCGTGCCTGCTCAGAGAACATTACAAATTACCAACTTTCGAAGAAATAGCTTCAAAGATGACAAACGCGAAGATTTTTACAGTTCTAGACGCGTCCAAGGCTTTTTGGCAGGTTGAGTTATCGAAAGCGAGTTCAAAACTTACCACTTTCCAAACACCTTTTGGTAGATATTGCTTTCTACGCATGCCTTACGGTATTATAACGGCTCCCGAGATCTTCCACAGACTTTACAAACAGATTTTTAGTGACGTTCCGAATGTCGAAGTTTATATCGATGACATTATAATCTGGGCACAAAACAAAGAAGAGCATAACAAAATCTTGCAGCAAGTTTTCACGAAAGCTCGTGAAAACGGAGTCAAGTTCAATCTCGGGGAATGTAAAATCGGTAAAAGTGACGTAAAGTTTTTGGGTCACGTTTTCACAAACCAAGGTATCAGAATAGATGCTGATAGAATTCAAGCCGTCACGGAAATGAAGAAACCGACTGACACAAAAGGGGTCGAAAGATTGTTAGGCATGATAACATACGTAGCCAAATTCATCCCGAATTTATCCGACGTAACAGCCCCACTCAGAGAACTGATAAAAAAAGGAGTGGAATTTCATTGGGTAGAAGAACACGAAGTCGCGTTTAAAAAGATCAAAGAGAGACTAACAAGCAATCCCGTGTTACAGTATTATGACACAAATGCCGATTGCAAGCTGAGCGTAGACGCGAGTGGAACAGGAGTAGGAGCAGTCCTCTTGCAAAATAACCTACCGATAGCTTATGCTTCAAAAGCATTCACGACTTGCCAAAAAGCCTCGGCACAAatcgaaaaagaaatgtacGCGATTGTGTATGGGTGTGAGCGATTTCGCCAATATATAATAGGAAAGCCTATATTTGTAGACAGCGATCATAAGCCTCTGGTACCCATCTCGAAAAAACCGATAGCAGACATTCCTGTGAGGCTCCAAAAAATGCGTTTGCGGTTACAACCGTACGATGCCGAGATCACCTACAAACCCGGCAAAGATTTGTTAATCGCAGACAGCCTTTCGCGCGCGCATTTGACAAAGacgaacgacgacgacgatatAAACACGCACATCTTGAATATTGTGTTGTCCGAAAGCATGAGCGACAAGAAAAAGCTAGAGTTCGTAGCTGAAACTGAAAGTGATAACGAGTTACAAACAGTAATTAAACTGATCCGAACGACTTGGCCGAAAGAAATCAAAGACGTACCTAAGATTGCCAAGCCGTACCACACTTACCATCCAGAACTTTTCGAGTCAGATGGGTTAGTATTCAAGAATAACTGTGTAGTAGTACCTAGTCGAATGCGTGAAGAAGTCCTCAGCAAGCTACACTACAATCACATGGGCATCGAAAAGACTAAGAGCAGAGCTCGCGATATCGTTTTCTGGCCGGGAATGAACAAACAAATTCAAGACACGATCATGGATTGTGCAGTTTGccaaaaattccaaaaaagtCACCAGAACGAAACATTAATTTCGAACGACGTACCGAGTAATGTCTGGGAGAAAATAGCCGTCGacttattttatttgcaaGGACAACCGTACCTAATAATGGTCGATTATTATTCTAAATATGTAGAGATAGGATTACTGACAAATGAATCGAGCGAAACTACGATAGTAATGATAAAATCTCTGTTCGTGAGACACGGAATACCAAAGATAGTCAGATCCGACAACGGACCGCAGTTTAGTAGCCACAAATTCAAGGAATTTGCTAAAGCTTGGGGTTTTGAACACACAACGTCGAGCCCTACTTATCCGAGAAGTAACGGGCTAGTCGAACGTTTTGTacaaacggtgaaaaaaatggtgaaaaaagcGAAAGAGGATAGAAAGGATCCGTATTTAGCGTTGCTGGAGCTCCGTAACAAACCGATCTCCAATTGTATCGAGTCTCCCAATAGATTAATGTTTAACAGAAACGTACGTGGAGTGCTACCTGATTTCTTAGAGCATTGACGTCCCGAAAACGAACCGATCAGAGCCAAGCTAGTCGAAAAACAAACATCACAAAAATACTTCCACGATAAACGATCACGAAATTCCCAGAACTATCGACAGGCTAAACTGTAAGAATACAGAATAAAGACAAGACTTGTAAACCCGGATTAGTTATTCATAAAAGCGACAAACTGCGCGCGTACGAAGTTATGAAAGAGTCTGGAACAATCCTAACGCGAAACAGAAAGTACCTCAATCGAGACCAAAACGGAAACTTTAGAGTCAAACATCCTCCAGACTATTTCGACGAACTCCCTCACAATGAAGAGACGAATCGCGAAAACGAGAACACCTTCGGCGAAACTCGTGAAGTAGAACAACAGCTTCCTACTGAGATTGCAGCAAATCCCGAAGCATCGAAAAAACACGCTCCACCGCCTCGAGCAACTACTCGTAGTGGACGTGGAATTATCCGACCCGGCTATCTTAAAGATTATATTACTTAAAAATTGTATCCGTATTCTTATACTACAAACCAtttatattgttttttaaaaaaaaaaaaaaaagagaagataTCACGATCGAGCTTATACGCCACCTAGCGGTGACGCCTAGAAGCAGACAAATAAAGATGGCTGCAGGCCGAACACGACAAAAGCGTCCTCCACATTTATAAAGTATTTACcgtaaataaattacattaaaCACCACAAAAGTACATTTATTACAATAGATCACGGAATAGATCTACTCAAGAGAGACATGAAGAATCAATGCATTCGGAGAATATATTGTCGCACACTACTAGAATAATGAGTAATCATACACCATATCCTCCGCTGCAATCAGATTAGTATTTTTGATGCGTGAAACGATCTTTCCACTGAATGAGGCCTGCCTTTCCCTTGAAATCTTGATAATCTTATCATTAGTAGTAAGACTTTGGATCAGTCCGATGGAATTACATTCGCCTAAGTTCTTTTTCTTAgttctttcaataaaaatttctcgaacACATCCTGCGTGTAAAGTAGATACGTATTCTTCCGATGAAAAGATGGTACATTCAACCTCCGAACTATTTCACTTGATTCTCCTGtaccagaaataaaaattttccattacGTCCAAAACATCATAATGTTTTATCATTTATAGCGTCAGTTATTTTAGTAAGAAAGactaaaaattcttttaaacTACAAAAGTAAATAATCTCTCACCTGTATTTGCTTCTATGGCGGCAACGATCCTTTTTTCATCCATATACAATTTCTGACACTCGATCTGCACAATAACTGAATTCAATTCGTGAAACTGATGTAATTTATTGTCTTTACCTAATTTAGAGCGAATACTCGGTTGTTTTAGATTTTCAATCCTCTCTCCTTAACTTTAAGGATATCACTTTCACTTCAACCCTTTTCACATGTAaaacaatgtattttttcttccattttcacACGAACAGTATAATCACAAATATGTATGACGTACTTTACAACTATGATCCTAGGCTACATATACACTGATGTATGACGGTGTCAAAAGGGACGCCGAGCAGGCACGAAAGGCCCCCCATCCATCTCTTCGTCAGATGGAAGTTTTCTGTTCCTGCAGGCAAACAGGATATGTATGTCTTTAGAATAACGGAATGAATGAAAACATCTCTTCTGTAGCTAATGAACTTGAAGATATTTTCCTTGTCAGTCAGCTATTAAAAACGACTTACGAtagaataaatgagaaaatcaGCAACAAATAATACACGTCATCGTTTAAACTTGAATCGCTTAGACACAATTTGTTACCTATCGGTTTAAATTTCTCCGACGTAAAATTGGATCGGAAATCGCAAATGTCAACTTTCAAATACGAACTGTTATTATATCCGAACTTCGCACCAAATCAATTTTCAGtgtaataaaatacaataaaatatttcatttgtacAACTTGATCTAAGGATATTCGTTGTAATTGTACATCGAACCTCGAAATGATCCAATCAGCAAATAATGAAACGCAAAGGGTCAGAAAAAACAAGTAAAACTGTTAAACTGCTCTCTCTTGTTGTTGGTGCTTGGTGAACAACGTGTAGCTGTTATCACTCCTCAAATTTTCTGGGCGCTTTTtgagtttttcttttgtgagtTAGGTCTGTCTACTATCGGTCGGTTCGCGCTGTGCCGGTTCTTAAGTGGTAtaaaatgttgagaaaatgAGTTTATTGAACTCGTATCTCCCGCGCCTGCGTGCGCTGCTCTATGGGGAGAAAGATAGTATGAGTGGTCTCCGAGAGGAGTGCTTGAGTGATTGGATGAGAGCTGAGCAGTTAGCCTTCCTGTAAACCTGTAGAGCAATGTAACTACGTTTctttgtattatataaatatttttttctttatctgaTCTCAACATCGTGTATCGTTAACTgattgataaaagaaaatcattcCTGCTCATCCTGAATATCCCAACATAAAACTCTTCGCGCCTTGTACTGCGGCTATTAAATAATTGGGACTTTCAGTGCATCATAACCCACTGTACTTTCTCGGACGGTTTGcctttgttgtttttttgaaGCTGTCAGTGTCAGTGTCAGACTAGTGAGGTTGAACGCAGCCTTTGTTGACTGTTGACTGTTTTTGGGATTACCTTCGTGTCATCTATAGACGGCTATTGATATCAATTTGCGATACCGAGTTACTGATAGTATGGCTCCTCCAAACTGTGCTTTGTGTTACGCTGCTATAGATATCCCTAGTAGTACCATTACCACTGGCGACAAATGTAAACGTTTCATGCTATCTGTCTCAAAATACGGTTTCAGGTTGAAACTAGCTGGGCTGCGACAGATCGTGTTAGTAGTTGCTGCCCTACTTGTACGAGAGATGAGACAACCGCGATTGGAGCaggaattcaaaaaatttcatctctgCTCGTGACTATGAACAC is a window of Neodiprion pinetum isolate iyNeoPine1 chromosome 4, iyNeoPine1.2, whole genome shotgun sequence DNA encoding:
- the LOC124216493 gene encoding uncharacterized protein, which translates into the protein MAQSGLDTTSDFEDASDVTVTLEESTDENRSVDEALAGRESDEGNMAQHSLNLKPPEPLSFTDAKNYDKVVEAFENFSVPKKNESVCRHVFFQRNQKPDESFEDFLTDLKKLSQDCSFGALKDSLIKDRIISGIRNTQLKDRLLREENLTFDRCTQLYRAAELANQRIETLQTTEKIDVVQTKQKEKQQPSSRGCNGPRGNRGRGQQRQQQQCQEQSSSEGQPPRRQQNYTQQQNNGQPNQQQQNQSSCKRCGYRHQANRCPAFNKQCKACNGYNHFAQVCRSRQKIDAVTEDSDTIFLGNVAGNDRVTSDWYEKIVFAETGKAISFKLDTGAGANVIGLNEYRKVGPKKQFEATDRKLSHFDGSKLTVVGKVELACEVKANISLNKAQGTKGLIQENKDLFEGIGKLRYVYDFKMKSGYVGNIEPCRKVPFKVLEAYRSELESMERDKIIRRIDEPTEFENPVVLVKKPDNSLRVCLDPQYLNSCLLREHYKLPTFEEIASKMTNAKIFTVLDASKAFWQVELSKASSKLTTFQTPFGRYCFLRMPYGIITAPEIFHRLYKQIFSDVPNVEVYIDDIIIWAQNKEEHNKILQQVFTKARENGVKFNLGECKIGKSDVKFLGHVFTNQGIRIDADRIQAVTEMKKPTDTKGVERLLGMITYVAKFIPNLSDVTAPLRELIKKGVEFHWVEEHEVAFKKIKERLTSNPVLQYYDTNADCKLSVDASGTGVGAVLLQNNLPIAYASKAFTTCQKASAQIEKEMYAIVYGCERFRQYIIGKPIFVDSDHKPLVPISKKPIADIPVRLQKMRLRLQPYDAEITYKPGKDLLIADSLSRAHLTKTNDDDDINTHILNIVLSESMSDKKKLEFVAETESDNELQTVIKLIRTTWPKEIKDVPKIAKPYHTYHPELFESDGLVFKNNCVVVPSRMREEVLSKLHYNHMGIEKTKSRARDIVFWPGMNKQIQDTIMDCAVCQKFQKSHQNETLISNDVPSNVWEKIAVDLFYLQGQPYLIMVDYYSKYVEIGLLTNESSETTIVMIKSLFVRHGIPKIVRSDNGPQFSSHKFKEFAKAWGFEHTTSSPTYPRSNGLVERFVQTVKKMVKKAKEDRKDPYLALLELRNKPISNCIESPNRLMFNRNNKDKTCKPGLVIHKSDKLRAYEVMKESGTILTRNRKYLNRDQNGNFRVKHPPDYFDELPHNEETNRENENTFGETREVEQQLPTEIAANPEASKKHAPPPRVETSWAATDRVSSCCPTCTRDETTAIGAGIQKISSLLVTMNTRLGTFEATAAKVSTLVTVVEELRGKFDSMLADNVALKSGLGTVNATVTEASHATSPISQSDLEEVPVAEPEVCVDS